One genomic window of Mercenaria mercenaria strain notata chromosome 2, MADL_Memer_1, whole genome shotgun sequence includes the following:
- the LOC123563381 gene encoding tetratricopeptide repeat protein 30A-like isoform X1, with protein MANIQIKEGEFTSTIYGMIRDSRFSEAVQVLNNQLQTHQRSRAALSLLGYCYYQMQDFVNASDCYEQLSMMHPEIEEYKLYYSQALYKACLYAEAMKTACQIDNPARQGEMVQMGTSEYKVIKLQAAIKYGEEDLPGAKSLVEQCPTDDPDTEINLGCLLFKEHRFEEACNKFTTAIQILGYKPDLSYNIALCHYMMKQYAPALKHIADIIEKGIREHPELSVGMTTEGIDVRSVGNSLTLHETALVEAFNLKAAIEYQLKNFEAACEALTDMPPRGEEELDAVTLHNQALMNMDNDATQGFEKLQFLLQQNPFPPETFGNLLILYVKYEYYDLAADVLAENAHLTYKYLSSYLYDFLEAVITRQTSPEEAYRKLDEMATKQTETLRKLTKQVQEARQNHDDEAVKKAVNEYDEALERYIPILMQQAKIYWDMENYQQVEKIFRKSVEFCNEHDTWKLNVAHVLFMQENKYKEATGFYEPIVKKNYDNILNVSAIVLANLCVAYIMTSQNEEAEELMRKIEKEEEQVAYQDPEKKIYHLCIVNLVIGTLYCAKGNYEFGISRVIKSLEPYNKKLGTDTWYYAKRCFLSLIENMSKHMIMMRDAVIQECIQFLECCEMYGREVKALIEQPLEAEPMHPGKNTVTYESRLLKGLLLQLI; from the exons atggctaatatacaaataaaagagGGCGAGTTTACCTCAACTATTTATGGAATG attaGAGATTCAAGGTTCAGTGAGGCAGTTCAGGTTTTAAATAACCAGCTTCAAACTCATCAGCGG TCAAGAGCAGCGTTGTCGCTGTTGGGATACTGTTACTATCAGATGCAGGATTTTGTGAACGCCTCAGACTGTTACGAGCAGCTGTCTATGATGCACCCTGAGATTGAGGAATACAAGCTGTACTACTCACAGGCGCTCTATAAGGCTTGTCTGTATGCAGAGGCTATGAAAACAGCATGTCAGATTGACAACCCTGCAAGGCAAGGGGAG aTGGTGCAGATGGGAacttctgaa TATAAGGTGATCAAACTTCAAGCTGCCATTAAGTATGGGGAAGAAGATTTGCCTGGTGCTAAG agTTTGGTTGAACAATGTCCAACAGATGATCCGGACACAGAGATCAACCTAGGCTGCCTTCTCTTTAAG GAGCATCGTTTTGAGGAGGCATGTAACAAGTTTACAACGGCTATTCAGATTCTGGGATATAAACCAGATCTCTCGTACAATATTGCTCTATGTCACTACATGATGAAGCAGTATGCCCCAGCACTGAAACATATAGCTGATATCATAGAGAAGGGAATCCGGGAGCATCCAG AATTGAGTGTTGGTATGACAACAGAGGGTATAGATGTTCGTAGTGTTGGAAACTCCCTCACATTGCATGAAACTGCCCTGGTAGAAGCCTTCAACCTGAAAGCAGCCATTGAGTATCAGCTGAAAAACT TTGAGGCAGCGTGTGAAGCATTGACAGACATGCCACCCAGAGGGGAAGAGGAGTTAGATGCAGTCACCCTGCACAACCAGGCACTCATGAACATGGATAATGATGCCACGCAAGGCTTTGAGAAACTCCAGTTTCTCCTGCAGCAGAATCCATTCCCACCTGAGACATTTGGCAACCTGctcattttgtatgtgaaatatGAG TACTATGACCTAGCAGCTGATGTGCTGGCAGAGAATGCACACTTGACCTACAAGTACCTGTCTAGT TATTTGTATGACTTCCTTGAAGCCGTGATAACCAGACAGACATCCCCAGAGGAGGCATACAGAAAACTGGATGAGATGGCCACCAAACAGACAGAGACACTGAGGAAACTTACTAAACAG GTACAAGAGGCTCGCCAGAACCATGATGATGAGGCAGTGAAGAAAGCAGTCAATGAGTATGATGAGGCCCTAGAAAG GTATATACCTATCCTGATGCAGCAGGCCAAGATTTATTGGGACATGGAGAATTATCAACAAGTGGAGAAGATTTTCCGTAAATCCGTAGAATTTTGTAACGAGCATGACACCTGGAAACTGAACGTTGCGCATGTGCTGTTCATGCAGGAGAACAAATACAAGGAAGCTACAGGATTCTATGAACCCATAGTGAAGAAGAATTATGATAAT ATCCTGAATGTCAGTGCTATTGTGTTAGCCAATCTGTGTGTAGCTTACATCATGACCAGCCAGAATGAAGAG GCTGAAGAATTGATGAGGAAGatagaaaaagaagaagagcAAGTGGCTTATCAGGACCCTGAGAAGAAGATCTACCATCTGTGTATAGTCAATCTTGTCATAGG GACTCTGTACTGTGCTAAGGGCAACTATGAGTTTGGTATATCCCGAGTCATCAAGAGTTTGGAGCCTTACAACAAGAAGCTTGGTACAGACACTTGGTACTATGCCAAGCGATGTTTCCTATCCCTGATTGAGAACATGTCAAAACACATGATCATGATGCGAGACGCTGTTATACAGGAATGTATACAGTTCCTAGAATGctgtgaaa tgTATGGAAGGGAAGTGAAAGCCCTGATTGAGCAGCCACTGGAGGCAGAGCCAATGCATCCTGGGAAGAACACAGTCACCTATGAGTCTCGCCTTCTTAAAGGACTACTTCTACAGCTGATATAa
- the LOC123563381 gene encoding tetratricopeptide repeat protein 30A-like isoform X2: MANIQIKEGEFTSTIYGMIRDSRFSEAVQVLNNQLQTHQRSRAALSLLGYCYYQMQDFVNASDCYEQLSMMHPEIEEYKLYYSQALYKACLYAEAMKTACQIDNPARQGEVIKLQAAIKYGEEDLPGAKSLVEQCPTDDPDTEINLGCLLFKEHRFEEACNKFTTAIQILGYKPDLSYNIALCHYMMKQYAPALKHIADIIEKGIREHPELSVGMTTEGIDVRSVGNSLTLHETALVEAFNLKAAIEYQLKNFEAACEALTDMPPRGEEELDAVTLHNQALMNMDNDATQGFEKLQFLLQQNPFPPETFGNLLILYVKYEYYDLAADVLAENAHLTYKYLSSYLYDFLEAVITRQTSPEEAYRKLDEMATKQTETLRKLTKQVQEARQNHDDEAVKKAVNEYDEALERYIPILMQQAKIYWDMENYQQVEKIFRKSVEFCNEHDTWKLNVAHVLFMQENKYKEATGFYEPIVKKNYDNILNVSAIVLANLCVAYIMTSQNEEAEELMRKIEKEEEQVAYQDPEKKIYHLCIVNLVIGTLYCAKGNYEFGISRVIKSLEPYNKKLGTDTWYYAKRCFLSLIENMSKHMIMMRDAVIQECIQFLECCEMYGREVKALIEQPLEAEPMHPGKNTVTYESRLLKGLLLQLI, from the exons atggctaatatacaaataaaagagGGCGAGTTTACCTCAACTATTTATGGAATG attaGAGATTCAAGGTTCAGTGAGGCAGTTCAGGTTTTAAATAACCAGCTTCAAACTCATCAGCGG TCAAGAGCAGCGTTGTCGCTGTTGGGATACTGTTACTATCAGATGCAGGATTTTGTGAACGCCTCAGACTGTTACGAGCAGCTGTCTATGATGCACCCTGAGATTGAGGAATACAAGCTGTACTACTCACAGGCGCTCTATAAGGCTTGTCTGTATGCAGAGGCTATGAAAACAGCATGTCAGATTGACAACCCTGCAAGGCAAGGGGAG GTGATCAAACTTCAAGCTGCCATTAAGTATGGGGAAGAAGATTTGCCTGGTGCTAAG agTTTGGTTGAACAATGTCCAACAGATGATCCGGACACAGAGATCAACCTAGGCTGCCTTCTCTTTAAG GAGCATCGTTTTGAGGAGGCATGTAACAAGTTTACAACGGCTATTCAGATTCTGGGATATAAACCAGATCTCTCGTACAATATTGCTCTATGTCACTACATGATGAAGCAGTATGCCCCAGCACTGAAACATATAGCTGATATCATAGAGAAGGGAATCCGGGAGCATCCAG AATTGAGTGTTGGTATGACAACAGAGGGTATAGATGTTCGTAGTGTTGGAAACTCCCTCACATTGCATGAAACTGCCCTGGTAGAAGCCTTCAACCTGAAAGCAGCCATTGAGTATCAGCTGAAAAACT TTGAGGCAGCGTGTGAAGCATTGACAGACATGCCACCCAGAGGGGAAGAGGAGTTAGATGCAGTCACCCTGCACAACCAGGCACTCATGAACATGGATAATGATGCCACGCAAGGCTTTGAGAAACTCCAGTTTCTCCTGCAGCAGAATCCATTCCCACCTGAGACATTTGGCAACCTGctcattttgtatgtgaaatatGAG TACTATGACCTAGCAGCTGATGTGCTGGCAGAGAATGCACACTTGACCTACAAGTACCTGTCTAGT TATTTGTATGACTTCCTTGAAGCCGTGATAACCAGACAGACATCCCCAGAGGAGGCATACAGAAAACTGGATGAGATGGCCACCAAACAGACAGAGACACTGAGGAAACTTACTAAACAG GTACAAGAGGCTCGCCAGAACCATGATGATGAGGCAGTGAAGAAAGCAGTCAATGAGTATGATGAGGCCCTAGAAAG GTATATACCTATCCTGATGCAGCAGGCCAAGATTTATTGGGACATGGAGAATTATCAACAAGTGGAGAAGATTTTCCGTAAATCCGTAGAATTTTGTAACGAGCATGACACCTGGAAACTGAACGTTGCGCATGTGCTGTTCATGCAGGAGAACAAATACAAGGAAGCTACAGGATTCTATGAACCCATAGTGAAGAAGAATTATGATAAT ATCCTGAATGTCAGTGCTATTGTGTTAGCCAATCTGTGTGTAGCTTACATCATGACCAGCCAGAATGAAGAG GCTGAAGAATTGATGAGGAAGatagaaaaagaagaagagcAAGTGGCTTATCAGGACCCTGAGAAGAAGATCTACCATCTGTGTATAGTCAATCTTGTCATAGG GACTCTGTACTGTGCTAAGGGCAACTATGAGTTTGGTATATCCCGAGTCATCAAGAGTTTGGAGCCTTACAACAAGAAGCTTGGTACAGACACTTGGTACTATGCCAAGCGATGTTTCCTATCCCTGATTGAGAACATGTCAAAACACATGATCATGATGCGAGACGCTGTTATACAGGAATGTATACAGTTCCTAGAATGctgtgaaa tgTATGGAAGGGAAGTGAAAGCCCTGATTGAGCAGCCACTGGAGGCAGAGCCAATGCATCCTGGGAAGAACACAGTCACCTATGAGTCTCGCCTTCTTAAAGGACTACTTCTACAGCTGATATAa